Proteins encoded within one genomic window of Clostridia bacterium:
- a CDS encoding polymer-forming cytoskeletal protein has product MLALAQGTSRKTDGVTVVGPGAEIRGTLASPGRGLLRIEGRVEGEVHSAGPVEVTETGEVTGSIQARDLTVAGVVRGDVNVSGRLELRATARLFGERIRMRSLVVAEGALFQGQCEIVRTDSDDDAHDVPVAAQPVRHAAASMSVLGDGAEEEAADTADFDFASVARPEDEAESEAWLEDEVEAESEPVVALNGAEKAGASGNGARADRDVSAESLKSTAAATDGRRVLWSRKRP; this is encoded by the coding sequence ATGTTGGCGTTGGCACAGGGAACGTCACGAAAGACGGACGGGGTGACGGTCGTCGGACCGGGCGCGGAAATCCGCGGAACGCTGGCCTCTCCGGGCCGGGGGCTGCTCCGCATCGAAGGCCGGGTCGAGGGAGAGGTCCATTCCGCTGGCCCCGTGGAGGTGACGGAGACCGGGGAGGTCACCGGGAGCATCCAGGCGCGCGACCTGACGGTCGCCGGGGTCGTCCGTGGAGACGTGAACGTGTCCGGACGGCTTGAGTTGCGCGCGACGGCCCGGCTGTTCGGCGAGCGCATCCGGATGAGGTCGCTGGTCGTCGCCGAAGGCGCGCTGTTCCAAGGCCAGTGCGAGATCGTTCGGACGGATTCTGATGACGATGCCCACGACGTGCCCGTGGCGGCGCAGCCCGTCCGCCATGCCGCGGCGTCGATGTCGGTGCTTGGCGACGGGGCCGAGGAGGAAGCAGCCGATACGGCCGACTTCGACTTCGCGTCCGTCGCTCGGCCGGAGGATGAGGCGGAGTCCGAGGCGTGGCTCGAGGACGAGGTCGAGGCGGAGTCGGAGCCGGTCGTCGCGTTGAATGGCGCGGAGAAAGCGGGTGCGTCCGGCAACGGCGCGCGCGCGGATCGAGACGTGAGCGCGGAGAGTCTGAAGTCGACCGCGGCCGCGACCGACGGACGTCGGGTGCTCTGGTCGAGGAAACGGCCGTAG
- the wrbA gene encoding NAD(P)H:quinone oxidoreductase, producing MADLNLAIIYYSSTGTIHRMAEAAAEAAREAGADVRLRIVQELAPPEAIASNPNWKKFRDEHPNLEVAKLEDLEWADAIMFGSPTRYGNVAAQLKQFLDQSGPLWAQGKLANKPVTAFASASNPHGGQESTLLALYNTMYHWGAIIVPPGYTDQVLFTAGGNPYGTSATANETGPGKEILDAIRYQTKRLIDVARWLKAGRAAAQGVLAGKA from the coding sequence ATGGCCGACCTGAACCTTGCGATCATCTACTACTCGTCCACCGGAACCATCCACAGGATGGCCGAGGCGGCGGCGGAGGCGGCCCGGGAGGCGGGGGCCGATGTCCGCCTGCGCATCGTGCAGGAACTCGCGCCGCCGGAAGCCATTGCGAGCAATCCCAACTGGAAGAAGTTCCGGGACGAGCACCCGAACCTCGAAGTCGCGAAGCTTGAGGATCTGGAGTGGGCCGACGCGATCATGTTCGGCTCGCCCACGCGCTACGGCAACGTGGCGGCCCAGCTGAAGCAGTTCCTCGACCAGAGCGGCCCGCTTTGGGCGCAGGGCAAGCTTGCGAACAAGCCCGTCACGGCGTTCGCCTCCGCGAGCAACCCGCACGGCGGCCAGGAGTCGACGCTTCTCGCCCTCTACAACACGATGTACCACTGGGGCGCCATCATCGTGCCGCCCGGCTACACGGACCAGGTTCTGTTCACCGCGGGCGGGAACCCGTACGGCACGAGCGCCACGGCGAACGAGACCGGCCCCGGCAAGGAGATCCTCGACGCCATCCGCTACCAGACGAAGCGCCTCATCGATGTCGCCCGCTGGCTGAAGGCGGGTCGAGCGGCCGCCCAGGGAGTTCTCGCGGGCAAGGCGTAA